The proteins below are encoded in one region of Rhizophagus irregularis chromosome 13, complete sequence:
- a CDS encoding uncharacterized protein (antiSMASH:Cluster_2): MEHCNCDKDSINSSTEKSEDFEEMVSNDSNYMPLKKKTSIIVNKCIIEEKFSIKASIDFGGNINGISQKIINELDLTYHNESNSAELQTPLASYSILGKFKFRLALMLTRNIKVLNV, encoded by the exons ATGGAGCATTGTAATTGTGACAAAGATTCCATAAATAGTTCAACTGAGAAATCTGAGGATTTTGAAGAAATGGTATCAAATGATTCTAATTATATGccattaaaaaagaaaactagcattatagtaaataaa tgcataattgaagaaaaattttccattaaaGCATCAATTGACTTTGGTGGCAATATAAATGGTATTagccaaaaaattattaatgagcTGGATCTTACATACCACAATGAAAGTAATAGTGCTGAATTACAAACTCCACTTGCGTCCTATTCTATATTAGGAAAGTTTAAATTTCGTCTAGCTTTAATGTTGACGAGAAACATAAAAGTACTGAACGTCTGA
- a CDS encoding uncharacterized protein (antiSMASH:Cluster_2) has translation MNHTNDHCGPNIIFFVKFEKVTVPVFVQIKLCYSLHTIAGALSTIHPEMFYQDKNGVILDEKSNKPIINKIKQRCEKCDGSIGLLIAYPADFCQGSFVTNNHSYDLRNRSKQKQLIGIINYKDASKIFQGDHLKFLDALKDIMKKE, from the coding sequence ATGAATCATACCAACGATCACTGTGGTCccaacatcattttttttgttaaatttgaaaaagtcaCAGTTCCCGTTTTTGTACAGATTAAGTTATGCTATTCCCTTCACACAATTGCAGGGGCCCTTAGTACAATTCATCCAGAAATGTTTTATCAGGACAAGAATGGAGTAATTCTTGATGAGAAATCAAATAAACCTATCATTAATAAGATAAAACAAAGATGTGAGAAATGTGATGGTTCAATTGGCTTATTAATTGCTTACCCAGCTGATTTCTGTCAGGGATCATTTGTTACAAACAATCATTCGTATGATCTAAGAAACCGCTCAAAACAGAAACAATTAATcggaattattaattacaaggatgcatcaaaaatttttcaaggggatcatctaaaatttttagatgCGCTTAAAGACATCATGAAGAAAGAGTAG